The following proteins are encoded in a genomic region of Dictyoglomus sp. NZ13-RE01:
- a CDS encoding D-xylose ABC transporter ATP-binding protein (with RbsBCD acts to import ribose into the cell; RbsA contains 2 ATP-binding domain) — translation MSQELLLKMENISKHFPGVQALSNVDLEVYKGEILALVGENGAGKSTLMKILAGVYQKDSGKIIFKGREIEPLNPKHAQELGISMIHQEFNLVPNLDIATNIFLGNEPKKGKLIKTFDYKTAFNKAKDLLNLVGLDISPDTIIKDLTIAQQQIVEIAKALALKSELIIMDEPTSALAGKEVERLFDIIRRLQNEGISVIFITHRLEEVFKTANRIVVLRDGKRVGELKTENARIDEVIKMMVGRDIRVIPRASFSISDNIILEVKNLSSRSIKNINFYLRKGEVLGIAGLVGAGRTEIVRALFGADPKTSGEIYLEGKKVQINSPKDAVKLGIGLVPEDRKLQGLILNMAVHENLSLPSLPFIFPKGKINFKKEFELVNNFVNKLKIRTPHIFQKVNNLSGGNQQKVVLAKWLALKPKVLILDEPTRGIDVGAKAEIHSLIDQLAKEGIGIILISSELPEILALSDRILVVSKGRITKELSRKEATQEKIMEYAII, via the coding sequence ATGAGCCAAGAACTACTTTTAAAAATGGAAAATATTTCAAAACATTTTCCAGGAGTTCAAGCCCTATCAAATGTAGACTTGGAAGTTTATAAAGGAGAAATTTTAGCACTTGTTGGCGAAAATGGCGCAGGCAAATCTACTCTTATGAAGATTTTGGCTGGTGTCTATCAAAAAGATTCAGGAAAAATCATATTTAAGGGAAGAGAAATAGAGCCATTAAATCCAAAACATGCTCAGGAGTTAGGTATTTCCATGATACATCAAGAATTTAATCTTGTTCCAAATTTGGATATAGCTACCAACATTTTTTTAGGAAATGAACCTAAAAAGGGTAAACTCATAAAAACCTTTGATTATAAAACCGCATTCAATAAAGCAAAAGATCTACTAAATTTAGTAGGATTAGACATATCTCCTGATACCATAATCAAGGATCTTACTATAGCTCAACAACAAATCGTAGAAATTGCAAAGGCTTTAGCCCTAAAATCAGAACTAATAATAATGGACGAGCCTACATCTGCATTAGCAGGAAAAGAAGTAGAAAGACTTTTTGATATTATTAGAAGATTACAAAATGAAGGAATCTCAGTAATTTTTATCACTCATAGACTTGAGGAAGTTTTTAAAACTGCAAATAGGATTGTAGTTTTAAGAGATGGAAAAAGAGTAGGTGAATTAAAAACAGAAAATGCACGGATAGATGAGGTAATAAAGATGATGGTGGGAAGAGACATTAGAGTCATTCCAAGAGCTTCCTTTAGTATCTCAGACAACATTATTTTAGAAGTAAAGAATCTTTCATCAAGATCTATTAAGAATATTAATTTTTACTTGAGAAAGGGAGAAGTATTAGGTATTGCTGGTTTAGTAGGAGCCGGAAGAACAGAGATTGTAAGAGCCCTTTTTGGAGCAGATCCCAAAACATCAGGAGAAATTTATTTAGAAGGAAAAAAAGTTCAGATAAATTCGCCTAAGGATGCTGTAAAATTAGGCATTGGGCTTGTACCTGAAGATAGAAAATTACAGGGACTTATCCTTAACATGGCAGTTCATGAAAATTTGTCTTTACCAAGTCTCCCCTTCATATTTCCAAAAGGGAAAATAAATTTCAAAAAAGAATTTGAGTTAGTAAATAACTTTGTAAACAAGCTAAAAATACGTACCCCACATATCTTTCAAAAAGTAAATAATCTATCAGGAGGAAACCAGCAAAAAGTAGTTTTAGCAAAGTGGCTCGCATTAAAACCAAAAGTGCTCATTTTAGATGAGCCTACGAGAGGCATAGATGTTGGAGCTAAGGCGGAAATTCATTCTCTAATTGATCAATTAGCAAAAGAAGGAATAGGAATAATCCTAATCTCATCGGAACTTCCTGAGATCTTAGCCTTATCCGATAGAATCCTTGTCGTATCTAAGGGAAGAATTACTAAAGAGCTATCAAGAAAGGAAGCTACCCAAGAAAAGATTATGGAATATGCAATAATTTAA
- a CDS encoding sugar ABC transporter substrate-binding protein: MRKILLFVLLASLVLTFSVSYSKEIHVAVIGKSVHPYWSEVELGVNKAAKDLGIKATFFVPQKEDIPAQIAQMESFIAMGVDGIAIAPSDPTAIAPTIEKAMAKGIPVITLDTDAPQSKRLVYIGTDNYSAGKIAGQVMSDLLGVRGGKVAIGTGSLTAMNSLERMRGFMDGIASNKRINVVTKPALCDFEDTGRAVTLAEQALLTYPDLRGFFGVYAFNGPAAAKAVKSAGKVGQVIIVCFDTTPEHMQLIKEGVIAATVGQRPYMMGYKSVETLFKMATKGVDATLKELPANRVIDTGVDVVAGDKYVKSIKSVQALTVEQYRKKLNELGIPVQGW; this comes from the coding sequence ATGCGTAAGATTTTACTTTTTGTTCTCTTAGCTTCTTTAGTCTTAACTTTTTCAGTTAGCTATTCTAAGGAAATCCATGTGGCAGTAATTGGAAAATCGGTACATCCTTATTGGTCAGAAGTAGAATTAGGTGTTAATAAAGCTGCAAAAGATTTAGGTATAAAAGCAACATTTTTCGTTCCACAAAAGGAAGATATTCCCGCACAAATTGCGCAAATGGAATCTTTCATTGCAATGGGAGTTGATGGGATTGCTATAGCTCCATCTGACCCTACCGCTATTGCACCAACTATTGAAAAGGCTATGGCAAAAGGAATTCCTGTTATTACTTTAGATACTGATGCTCCACAAAGTAAGAGATTGGTTTATATTGGTACTGATAATTACTCTGCAGGAAAGATTGCAGGACAAGTAATGTCTGACCTATTGGGAGTTCGCGGTGGTAAGGTTGCTATAGGGACTGGCTCTTTAACTGCAATGAATTCTTTGGAAAGAATGAGAGGATTTATGGATGGTATTGCAAGCAATAAGAGGATAAATGTTGTAACAAAGCCAGCTCTTTGTGATTTTGAAGATACAGGAAGAGCTGTCACATTAGCAGAACAAGCTCTATTAACTTATCCTGATCTTAGAGGGTTCTTTGGTGTTTATGCTTTTAATGGTCCTGCAGCTGCAAAGGCTGTAAAATCTGCAGGTAAAGTAGGACAAGTTATTATTGTATGTTTTGATACAACACCTGAGCATATGCAGTTAATAAAAGAAGGGGTCATAGCTGCAACCGTAGGACAAAGACCATATATGATGGGATATAAGAGTGTAGAGACATTATTCAAAATGGCAACAAAAGGAGTAGATGCTACATTAAAAGAGCTTCCAGCAAATAGAGTAATCGATACTGGAGTTGATGTTGTTGCTGGTGATAAATATGTAAAGAGTATTAAGAGTGTCCAAGCCCTTACTGTAGAGCAATATAGAAAGAAATTAAATGAATTAGGAATTCCAGTACAAGGATGGTAA
- a CDS encoding ABC transporter substrate-binding protein: protein MKKFLLVISLIVIFILMSATAQQPKKLVFAWIPKALNNPVFELGRDGAFKRAEELSKQGPYKVEILYVAPVASDATEQARVVEDVIARKVDGIGISCNDPTALIDVINKAVDAGIPVMTFDADSPKSKRFTYLGVNNYEGGRWAAKLLVKAMGTKGDIAMLTGVPGALNLEERMRGFRDEIKQYPDIKIVTTVACYDDINKGVQVVEEVMQAYPKLRGWFFVGLWPLFAERGSMPLWEKAAKAKKVFTVAFDTLPVELQLLKEGLLCGLVGQKYWGWGYDTVDILYRKVVKGEKFPDWIDSGMDIVTKKNVDAMIRAWLLKDFKTPLPPAF from the coding sequence ATGAAAAAGTTTCTTTTAGTAATTTCTTTAATTGTAATCTTTATCCTTATGTCCGCAACTGCTCAACAACCTAAAAAACTCGTTTTTGCCTGGATACCAAAAGCACTAAACAATCCAGTATTTGAGTTGGGAAGAGATGGAGCTTTTAAGAGAGCGGAGGAATTATCAAAACAAGGACCATATAAAGTAGAGATATTATATGTGGCACCAGTAGCCTCAGATGCTACAGAACAGGCAAGAGTAGTGGAAGATGTAATAGCAAGAAAAGTGGATGGGATAGGAATTTCTTGTAATGATCCTACCGCCTTGATAGATGTTATTAATAAAGCTGTAGATGCAGGAATTCCTGTTATGACTTTTGATGCTGATTCTCCAAAGAGCAAGAGATTTACTTATCTTGGCGTTAATAACTATGAAGGAGGAAGATGGGCTGCGAAACTATTAGTTAAAGCAATGGGAACTAAAGGCGATATTGCAATGCTCACAGGTGTTCCTGGAGCACTTAACTTGGAAGAGAGAATGAGAGGATTTAGAGATGAAATTAAACAATATCCAGACATTAAGATTGTAACAACAGTAGCCTGCTATGATGATATTAATAAGGGTGTTCAAGTAGTAGAAGAGGTTATGCAGGCATATCCAAAACTTAGAGGCTGGTTCTTTGTAGGGCTTTGGCCATTATTTGCAGAGCGTGGTTCTATGCCTCTTTGGGAGAAAGCAGCAAAAGCAAAGAAGGTATTTACAGTTGCATTTGATACTCTTCCCGTGGAATTACAACTTTTGAAAGAAGGATTACTCTGCGGACTTGTTGGACAAAAGTATTGGGGCTGGGGCTACGATACCGTAGATATCTTATATCGTAAGGTGGTAAAGGGAGAGAAGTTCCCAGATTGGATAGATAGTGGAATGGACATAGTAACAAAGAAGAATGTAGATGCAATGATTAGAGCATGGCTACTTAAAGATTTCAAGACTCCTCTTCCACCAGCATTCTAA
- a CDS encoding ribose ABC transporter permease, whose amino-acid sequence MKNRNLSERTSQFLKFQRFQEIGILVILLALSIFLSIATPTFLTSTNIFNILRAFSWIAISAFGISMVIITGGIDLSVGSVMALSGLITAMMLRANLGDFLSILGGLLVGAFVGFINGFLVSKTNLPPFIATLGTMNIARGFCYGLTGGWPVRELPRSFIFWGQYDIPFFGIGIPLPVVVMIIIGILTSLFLNRTSWGYKIYAVGGNEQAARLSGINTGRIKLLVYTLCGFLTAIGGLLMTARLGVAAPTAAQGYELDVIAAAVIGGVSLSGGEGTILGVLIGAAIMQVLRTGMVLLGFPAYWQPSAIGTIIILAIIFDQYRKRRLGLMK is encoded by the coding sequence ATGAAAAACAGAAATTTATCGGAAAGAACTTCCCAATTTTTAAAATTCCAAAGATTTCAAGAGATTGGTATTTTAGTTATTTTATTAGCTTTATCTATATTCCTTAGTATAGCTACTCCTACCTTTTTAACCTCTACAAATATTTTTAATATTTTAAGAGCATTTTCATGGATTGCTATCAGTGCCTTTGGAATAAGTATGGTTATTATTACGGGAGGAATAGACCTGTCTGTTGGTTCTGTAATGGCTCTTTCTGGATTAATTACTGCTATGATGTTAAGAGCTAACTTAGGGGATTTTCTATCTATATTGGGAGGTTTATTAGTTGGAGCCTTTGTAGGCTTTATAAATGGCTTTTTAGTTAGCAAGACCAATCTACCTCCTTTCATTGCGACATTAGGTACTATGAATATTGCAAGAGGTTTTTGCTATGGTTTAACAGGTGGATGGCCTGTAAGGGAATTACCAAGAAGTTTTATTTTTTGGGGGCAATATGATATTCCCTTCTTTGGTATTGGAATTCCCTTGCCTGTAGTGGTAATGATAATTATTGGAATATTAACTTCGCTATTTTTAAATAGGACTTCATGGGGATATAAGATATATGCAGTTGGCGGAAATGAGCAGGCTGCAAGACTTTCTGGAATAAATACTGGTAGAATTAAATTATTGGTGTATACATTGTGTGGATTTCTTACAGCCATAGGTGGTTTATTGATGACAGCAAGACTTGGTGTTGCTGCTCCCACTGCAGCCCAAGGGTATGAATTGGATGTTATTGCAGCGGCGGTAATTGGAGGAGTATCTCTTAGTGGTGGTGAAGGAACTATATTAGGAGTTTTGATTGGTGCAGCAATAATGCAAGTTTTAAGAACAGGTATGGTGCTATTAGGTTTTCCTGCCTATTGGCAACCATCAGCTATTGGAACTATAATTATCTTAGCTATCATATTCGATCAATATAGAAAAAGAAGATTAGGACTAATGAAGTAA
- a CDS encoding ribose ABC transporter permease, with translation MRESLVKTTKRFYFRELNILLALIVLSLIITIINPRFLTPFNLQIIARQVAIFGLLAIGETLVIIGGGIDLSVGSLVAITGVLVALFMKNGIDMIISIILVLLISSLIGLWHGFFVTKLNVPPFIITLGTLTAARGLASVITKGWPIIGLPEKFFFIGQGDILGIPFPLIILIFFASIAFFVTKYTVLGRQLYAVGGNIEAARLSGIDVDNRRIFTYIVSSFLAGVTGIIVASRLSQGQAGVGGGYELSAIAAAVIGGTSLSGGEGTILGTIIGATIMSVIYNGLILLEISSYWHDVVMGFVIVTAVTLDIWRKRKR, from the coding sequence ATTAGAGAAAGTTTAGTTAAAACCACCAAAAGATTCTATTTTCGTGAGTTAAACATTCTATTAGCTCTCATCGTTCTCAGCCTTATAATAACTATAATCAATCCAAGGTTTTTAACCCCTTTTAATCTCCAAATAATAGCAAGACAAGTTGCAATTTTTGGATTACTTGCTATTGGTGAAACATTAGTGATAATTGGTGGAGGTATAGATCTATCAGTAGGTTCGTTAGTAGCAATTACAGGGGTATTAGTTGCTCTTTTTATGAAAAATGGAATAGACATGATCATATCAATAATTTTAGTTCTTTTAATATCCTCTCTTATTGGTCTCTGGCATGGATTTTTTGTTACCAAATTAAATGTTCCTCCTTTTATTATTACCTTAGGTACTTTAACAGCAGCAAGAGGTCTTGCTTCTGTTATAACAAAAGGATGGCCTATTATTGGGTTACCTGAAAAATTCTTTTTTATAGGGCAAGGGGATATTCTTGGTATACCATTTCCTTTAATAATTCTTATCTTTTTTGCCTCTATTGCCTTCTTTGTTACAAAATACACTGTATTAGGGAGACAATTATATGCAGTAGGAGGAAATATTGAGGCTGCAAGACTTTCTGGCATAGATGTGGATAATAGAAGAATATTCACCTACATTGTAAGTTCCTTTTTAGCAGGAGTGACAGGAATAATCGTTGCATCAAGATTAAGTCAAGGTCAGGCAGGGGTTGGAGGAGGATATGAGCTTAGCGCTATTGCAGCTGCAGTAATCGGTGGAACCTCTCTCTCTGGGGGAGAAGGTACAATCTTAGGGACAATTATTGGAGCAACTATAATGAGTGTTATCTACAATGGACTCATTCTTTTGGAAATATCATCCTATTGGCATGATGTGGTTATGGGTTTTGTAATTGTTACTGCTGTAACTCTTGATATTTGGAGAAAAAGGAAGAGATAA
- a CDS encoding D-xylose ABC transporter ATP-binding protein (with RbsBCD acts to import ribose into the cell; RbsA contains 2 ATP-binding domain) produces the protein MEPLLRMEGISKSFPGVQALDRVDFEVYKGEVMGLVGENGAGKSTLMKILSGAYKKDSGRIYLEGKRIEIENPFHAQNLGISTIYQEFNLTPNQTVAQNIFCNREPKKKGILGTLGFVDVDEMEKEAKKLLDTLGANISPKELVRNLSIAEKQMVEIAKALSFKAKIIIMDEPTSALGPEEVERLFKIIEQLKEQEISVIFISHRLEEVFKIADRITILRDGKLVGVMNKDEATMEKVIFLMVNRPLQDMFKKEEAKLGDVILEVKNLSKKGVVEDINFKLHKGEILGVAGLVGSGRTEMVRLIFGADKKDTGEVYLEGKKVDINSPEDAVKLGIGLVPEDRQNQGLILNLAVRENIGVSVLDNLKRILFVDRNRLTQIAQNFVQMLNIKTPSLLQKVLYLSGGNQQKVVLAKWLALKPKVLILDEPTRGIDVGAKAEVHAIMSQLAKSGIGIIMISSEIPEVLAMSDRILVMNEGRIVAELSREEATQEKIMAYAASGINSKVS, from the coding sequence ATGGAGCCACTTTTGAGAATGGAAGGAATATCAAAATCTTTCCCAGGGGTTCAAGCTCTTGATAGAGTAGATTTTGAAGTTTATAAGGGAGAGGTAATGGGGCTTGTTGGTGAAAATGGTGCAGGTAAATCTACTCTTATGAAAATTCTTAGTGGTGCTTATAAAAAAGATAGTGGAAGAATCTATTTAGAGGGGAAAAGAATTGAAATTGAAAATCCCTTTCATGCTCAAAACTTAGGGATCAGTACCATTTATCAAGAATTTAATCTCACTCCTAATCAAACGGTAGCTCAGAACATTTTTTGTAATAGAGAACCGAAGAAAAAGGGTATATTAGGAACCTTGGGTTTTGTTGATGTAGATGAGATGGAGAAAGAGGCGAAGAAACTTTTGGATACTCTTGGAGCAAACATATCTCCAAAGGAACTTGTAAGAAACTTATCTATTGCAGAAAAGCAAATGGTTGAAATTGCAAAAGCATTATCTTTTAAGGCAAAGATAATAATTATGGATGAGCCTACTTCTGCTCTTGGTCCTGAGGAGGTAGAGAGACTCTTTAAGATAATTGAGCAGTTAAAAGAGCAAGAAATTTCAGTAATTTTTATATCTCACAGATTAGAAGAGGTTTTTAAAATTGCAGATAGAATTACCATATTAAGGGATGGTAAATTAGTAGGAGTAATGAATAAAGATGAAGCAACTATGGAAAAGGTTATATTCTTAATGGTAAATAGACCTCTTCAAGATATGTTCAAAAAAGAAGAGGCAAAATTAGGAGATGTAATTTTAGAAGTTAAAAATCTTTCAAAGAAAGGAGTAGTTGAGGATATCAATTTTAAACTTCATAAAGGTGAGATTTTAGGAGTTGCCGGGTTGGTTGGTTCTGGAAGAACAGAGATGGTTAGATTAATTTTTGGTGCAGACAAAAAGGATACAGGAGAAGTTTATTTGGAGGGTAAAAAAGTTGATATAAATTCACCAGAAGATGCTGTAAAATTAGGTATTGGACTTGTGCCTGAGGATAGGCAAAACCAGGGACTTATTTTAAACCTTGCAGTTAGAGAAAATATTGGTGTTTCAGTATTAGATAACTTGAAAAGAATATTGTTTGTAGATAGAAACAGGTTAACACAAATTGCTCAGAATTTTGTCCAAATGTTAAATATAAAAACTCCAAGTTTGCTTCAGAAGGTTTTGTATTTATCAGGAGGAAACCAGCAAAAAGTAGTTTTAGCGAAGTGGCTTGCATTAAAACCAAAAGTACTTATTTTAGACGAGCCTACGAGGGGTATTGATGTGGGAGCGAAAGCGGAAGTTCATGCGATTATGAGCCAATTAGCAAAATCAGGAATTGGTATTATTATGATATCTTCAGAAATACCCGAAGTTTTAGCTATGAGTGATAGGATCTTAGTAATGAATGAGGGTAGGATAGTTGCAGAACTTAGTAGAGAAGAGGCAACTCAAGAAAAGATAATGGCATATGCTGCAAGTGGAATAAATTCTAAGGTGAGTTAA